The Aureimonas mangrovi genome includes a region encoding these proteins:
- a CDS encoding proline racemase family protein, giving the protein MRIQDAFDVIYTHTEGEPLCIIHSGIPYPAGSSILEKRAFLEANYDWLRKALMREPRGHPDMFGVFLTPPSSREYDAGLIYIDGAEYSHMCGHGTIAVAMAMVAHGFVPRGENGRTTIRFETTAGLVVAEVANEGDTVLWTRFENVPAYVAAQDVEIELPTYGKLKADLVWGGNYFGIIDLRGSGLVVKPENGSELSRMGLIAREQLREKLVIQHPTEKHINNLNFMTFWHEPTIEGAFYKNVHVFSAGQLDRSPGGTGTSAMLAMFEARGKVGVNQPIRSEGLLGSGTFEGCIVGETTLGSFKAIRPTVKGTAGILGTARWTINRNDPVDAGFVVS; this is encoded by the coding sequence TCATCCACAGCGGCATCCCCTATCCCGCCGGCTCCTCGATCCTGGAAAAGCGCGCCTTCCTCGAGGCGAACTACGACTGGCTTCGCAAGGCGCTGATGCGCGAGCCGCGAGGGCATCCCGACATGTTCGGGGTGTTCCTGACGCCTCCTTCGAGCCGTGAATACGACGCCGGGCTCATCTATATCGACGGCGCCGAGTATTCACACATGTGCGGGCACGGCACGATCGCGGTGGCCATGGCGATGGTGGCCCACGGCTTCGTGCCGCGGGGCGAGAACGGCCGCACGACCATCCGATTTGAGACGACGGCCGGTCTGGTCGTGGCCGAAGTGGCCAATGAGGGCGACACAGTGCTCTGGACGCGCTTCGAGAACGTGCCGGCCTACGTCGCCGCGCAGGACGTCGAGATCGAGCTGCCGACCTACGGAAAGCTAAAGGCGGACCTCGTCTGGGGTGGCAATTATTTCGGCATCATAGACCTGCGCGGCTCGGGCCTCGTGGTCAAGCCAGAGAACGGCAGCGAGCTTTCCCGCATGGGCCTGATCGCGCGCGAGCAGCTTCGCGAGAAGCTGGTGATCCAGCATCCGACCGAGAAGCACATCAACAATCTGAACTTCATGACCTTCTGGCACGAGCCGACGATCGAGGGCGCGTTCTACAAGAACGTCCACGTCTTCAGCGCCGGCCAGCTCGACCGTTCGCCGGGCGGTACGGGCACGAGCGCGATGCTCGCCATGTTCGAAGCGCGTGGTAAGGTCGGCGTCAACCAGCCGATCCGATCCGAGGGCCTTCTCGGCAGCGGCACCTTCGAGGGCTGCATCGTCGGCGAAACGACCCTCGGCAGCTTCAAGGCGATCCGTCCGACCGTGAAGGGCACCGCTGGCATCCTGGGCACCGCGCGCTGGACGATCAACCGCAACGATCCCGTCGACGCAGGTTTCGTCGTTTCGTAG